A single window of Clostridia bacterium DNA harbors:
- a CDS encoding ferritin produces the protein MISAKIEKLLNEQVVKEFYSAYLYLSIEAYFTSLNLNGFANWFRIQAQEERDHAIMFFNYIHRVGGKVSLGKIDAPKVDFSSLEEALRDTLEHEQFVTKSIYSIVDMAIEEKDHKTNSFLQWFVNEQVEEEENADANLKKVQLVGNDGKGILMLDAEMAQRVYSPPAVAQA, from the coding sequence ATGATAAGTGCCAAAATTGAAAAGCTTCTAAATGAACAGGTGGTTAAGGAATTTTATTCAGCATATTTATATTTATCAATAGAAGCTTATTTTACATCTCTTAATCTGAATGGGTTTGCAAACTGGTTCAGGATACAGGCACAGGAGGAACGCGACCATGCGATTATGTTCTTCAATTACATACACAGGGTTGGGGGGAAAGTATCACTTGGAAAGATTGATGCGCCAAAAGTTGATTTTTCTTCTTTGGAAGAAGCGTTGAGAGATACCTTAGAACACGAACAGTTTGTGACGAAATCCATATACAGCATTGTTGACATGGCAATAGAGGAGAAAGACCATAAGACAAATTCATTTCTCCAATGGTTTGTCAATGAACAGGTTGAAGAAGAAGAGAATGCCGATGCAAATCTGAAAAAAGTGCAGTTGGTGGGAAATGACGGAAAGGGAATTCTTATGCTGGATGCAGAAATGGCTCAGAGAGTATATTCTCCTCCTGCTGTTGCTCAAGCGTAA